GCCAATTTGCGCGATTTGGGCGGGGGAGAATTGCAGCTTGTCGCGGTGCTTTTGAATTTCGGCGTTTATTTTGGCGGTGATTTCCGGCTCGCGCTTGTGGACTTCGTCGGCCACGATATTTTTGAAGGCGTGGCCCAGCTCTTTGGCCGCGTCGCCGTGCAGCATGTCGATTTTGGTGAGCGTCAGGTCGGTTAGCTTCAGGTTCACGCCGGTGACTTGCGGCAGGACTTCGATGGTGCCGAAGCTGGCGCCGGCGACCGGGTGGATGTCGATCACGATATCGAGGCGCGCTTCAATCGTGGCGTAACCTTCCACATGGAAGTTTAAGCCCTTGATGCCGCGCAGCCATTCTTCCTGGATGGCCTCGGCCCACAGTCGGGCGGACAATGTAGCTTGAAAAGCGGTTCCACCGGTGCTGGTGGTTTGCGGCGGAGTGAAGCTGAGTTGCAGATTGTGCTCTGGATCGTTGAGCCGTACGCGATACATCCGCCACTGGCCGTCGTTGACTTTTTTGGTTTGCTTTTCCAAATGCCAACCGTCGGCGCGCTGCTGCCACTGGTAGCCGTCGAAGACTTCTTTTTGATGGCCCCAGTTTTCTTGCTTTTCGTATTCCGGATGAATGCTTTTGAGGATGGCCACTTTGGCCAGGTCGGCCAGAACTTGATTCGGCGTGTTTTGCTGAGCGGCCGGCGCAGCCGTGGGTGGCGGCGGAGGCAACGGCAGCGATGATTCGCCGCGCAGCGCAAGCCCGACGCTTACGCAAATTAAAATGACCCAAGCGATGGTTGCGTTGCGGCGCCACATAGGCCGCGAATTGTAGAGTTTGCCCCACGGCGGCAGAAGATCAGCTTTTAAGCCCTCGCCTGTCGCTGCGGCGACCGATCCGGACGGGCGTGGTCTTCCGGCTATGTGGAAGGCGCTTGGAAAATCTGAGAGCGTTTCAGAACGTGCGGGCCAAAATGCCGCCATCCACCACCAGCACCGAGCCGGTGATGTAACTGCCGGCATTGCTGGCCAAGAGCAGGGCCGGGCCGGCAAGTTCGCGCGGATCGCCCCAGCGCCCAATCGATGTGCGGGCCGCCACGGCGGTACGTTGCTCTTCGGAAAGCACGCTTTTGGGCAGGTCGGTAAGAATAGGCCCGGGCGCAATGCAATTGGCCGTGATGCCAAATTGCCCCAGCTCCAGGGCAATCGCCCGGCAGAGCCCAATGATGCCGCTTTTGGTGGCCGAGTAAACTCCGCGGCATGCGAGAGAAGCTAAGCCCATCACCGAGGAAAGAAAAATAATGCGGCCCCAGCGGCGCTCCTTCATTTGCGGCACCACATAGCGCGTTAAGGCCATGCACGAATTCAAATTCAATTCCAAAATGCGGTCCCAATCGGCGTCTTGAATCGATTCAATCGGCTGCGGCTGGTTGCTGCCGGCATTATTGACGAGAATGTCTATCTTGCCGAAAGCATGCGTGGCTGCCTCAGCCAGGTGACGCACCTCGTCGCGGCGGGTCATGTCGGCAACGAGGGTGGCCACGCCGCTTTCCAGACCATGGCGAATATCAGCTGCCGCGGCGTGCAACTCATCTTCGTGGCGGCTGGAAATGACGACGTCGGCCCCCGCCTCGGCCAGCCCGCGGGCAATGGCTTTGCCAATTCCTTTGCTGCCGCCGGTTACGAGTGCCACGCGGCCGTGAAGATCGAATAAAGGTGTACTCATGGGAACGGTACTGCCGGGTTGGTTTGCGTGCGAGATTGCAGCCCGAGCTAAATCGCCGCCAGGTTGCTGCGCAATCAGCCTATCACACACGGCGGGAACCACGCCACGGGGGCCGGAACGAAGCAGTCCGGAAAAGATGGCCGGCTATTTTTCGGCCCGGCGAAGATACTGATCGGCTTGGCCTCGCAGCACTTGCTGATACTGGCCATAAGAGGGATTGGGCAGCACGAACCAGCGGGTGCCCCACAAGCGGAGATATTCGTAAGCGGCCTCGCGCCGGGCCTCCGCCGTGTTGTCGTGGTTGGGAGCAAATTCGTCGCTGAAATCACCCAACTGATCGCCGAAGTAAGCCAGCACGTGATACTTTGCCCGGACTAAATCGCGGCGTGGCTTTTTAATGCTTTCGCCATGCTTTTGCATCAGCAAGCGCAGGCCGGAAACGTCGTCCAGGCCTTGCGTGTTTATGCCCCACTGGGCCAGCGTTTTGATGGTTACCTCCCGCAGGGGTTCCTCGCGGTTGGTGATGTAGATGATGGTGAGGCCCAGGGATTCTGCACGCGAGATAAAATCTTTGGCGCCGGGAACCAGCCGTACGGAGGCCCAATGCTCGGTTTGGAATTTGATCCACGCGTCGTCAGAATAATTTTGGGCGCTATCGTACAGGTACGTGGCAAACGTTCCGTTGTCGAGGACGGTCTCGTCCAAATCCATCACCACGGCCGGCGGCATTCCGCGCTCTTCGGGAGGCAAATTGCTTTGGGCGGCGCGGAATTGCTCCATATCGCGCTGCACTTGGTTCGTGGCCATTTGATAGGTTTGCAAACAACAGGCCACGTATTCCGCGGAGGTCTGCATCCACAAATCTGCATACAACAGACTGTGTTGTAGATCGGTCGGATGCGGCGCAGCCTGCCAGCCCACCGCCACGGAAGCGAGCAGCGCCAGAACGGTAATTGAAGTGAGGCGCGAAAAGCGCGAAACAGGTTTCATCACGGCGTGGGATCTGAGGAAGCAGCAGCGTCGGGTGGAGGTGTGTTGCGGAGCAGTGGTGGGGAAAGACTTGGGACTTTTAAAAG
This genomic interval from Pirellulales bacterium contains the following:
- a CDS encoding SDR family NAD(P)-dependent oxidoreductase encodes the protein MSTPLFDLHGRVALVTGGSKGIGKAIARGLAEAGADVVISSRHEDELHAAAADIRHGLESGVATLVADMTRRDEVRHLAEAATHAFGKIDILVNNAGSNQPQPIESIQDADWDRILELNLNSCMALTRYVVPQMKERRWGRIIFLSSVMGLASLACRGVYSATKSGIIGLCRAIALELGQFGITANCIAPGPILTDLPKSVLSEEQRTAVAARTSIGRWGDPRELAGPALLLASNAGSYITGSVLVVDGGILARTF
- a CDS encoding HAD family acid phosphatase; translation: MKPVSRFSRLTSITVLALLASVAVGWQAAPHPTDLQHSLLYADLWMQTSAEYVACCLQTYQMATNQVQRDMEQFRAAQSNLPPEERGMPPAVVMDLDETVLDNGTFATYLYDSAQNYSDDAWIKFQTEHWASVRLVPGAKDFISRAESLGLTIIYITNREEPLREVTIKTLAQWGINTQGLDDVSGLRLLMQKHGESIKKPRRDLVRAKYHVLAYFGDQLGDFSDEFAPNHDNTAEARREAAYEYLRLWGTRWFVLPNPSYGQYQQVLRGQADQYLRRAEK